The following are encoded together in the Mesoterricola sediminis genome:
- a CDS encoding S24/S26 family peptidase: MRRDEALRALRSLLDAGRPCTVDVRGVSMEPFLRAGDRVRVERADPGRLALGDLVAFEEDGNLIVHRFAGWTGARGGRWFRQTGDNMIGFGLVPSEALLGRVTALETGSGVRRLDRGWAGAACRLRGLRVLAARGLRAGLGRALAWRRR, translated from the coding sequence ATGAGGCGCGACGAGGCGCTCCGGGCCCTCCGGAGCCTGCTGGACGCCGGCCGCCCCTGCACCGTGGACGTGCGGGGGGTGAGCATGGAGCCCTTCCTGCGCGCGGGGGACCGCGTGCGGGTGGAGCGCGCCGACCCGGGCCGGCTGGCCCTGGGGGATCTGGTGGCCTTCGAGGAGGACGGCAACCTGATCGTGCACCGGTTCGCGGGCTGGACCGGGGCCCGCGGAGGCCGCTGGTTCCGCCAGACCGGCGACAACATGATCGGCTTCGGCCTCGTGCCCTCCGAGGCACTCCTGGGCCGGGTGACGGCCCTGGAGACGGGGAGCGGCGTCCGGCGGCTGGACCGGGGCTGGGCCGGCGCGGCCTGCCGCCTGCGGGGCCTGCGGGTCCTCGCCGCCCGGGGGCTGCGGGCGGGCCTGGGCCGGGCCCTGGCCTGGAGGCGCCGGTGA
- a CDS encoding ABC transporter ATP-binding protein: protein MSGDWGIRCEGLGRRFGAAEALRRVDLGVRRGSLVALVGSNGAGKTTLMKILATLLLPSEGRAEILGLDVASASMACRRAIGYAPAEERSFHGRLTVAQNLAFFADLRGVDPAVQRRRAPALLEAMGLDPAGRARFSDLSSGMKQSLSLVRALLHEPPVLLLDEPTRSLSPDLARRVGDLLRHEARSRGRTILLATHNLGEADAVADEVAVLHRGVLRVQGEPRALCAELGLPGASGAEAVFMHATGEAPVAEAP from the coding sequence GTGAGCGGCGACTGGGGCATCCGCTGCGAGGGCCTCGGCCGGCGCTTCGGGGCCGCGGAGGCCTTGCGCCGGGTGGACCTGGGCGTGCGCCGGGGGAGCCTGGTGGCCCTGGTGGGCAGCAATGGGGCCGGGAAGACCACCCTCATGAAGATCCTGGCCACCCTCCTCCTCCCTTCCGAGGGGCGGGCCGAGATCCTGGGCCTGGACGTCGCGTCCGCCTCCATGGCCTGCCGCCGGGCCATCGGGTACGCCCCCGCCGAGGAGCGCAGCTTCCACGGTCGTCTCACCGTGGCCCAGAACCTGGCGTTCTTCGCGGACCTCCGGGGCGTGGACCCCGCCGTCCAGCGCCGCCGCGCCCCCGCGCTCCTCGAGGCCATGGGCCTGGACCCCGCGGGGCGGGCGCGGTTCTCCGACCTGAGTTCGGGCATGAAGCAGTCCCTGTCCCTCGTGCGGGCCCTCCTCCACGAACCGCCGGTGCTCCTCCTGGACGAGCCCACCCGCAGCCTCAGCCCCGACCTGGCCCGGCGCGTGGGGGACCTGCTCCGCCACGAGGCCCGGAGCCGGGGGCGGACCATCCTCCTCGCCACCCACAACCTGGGCGAGGCCGACGCCGTGGCCGACGAGGTGGCGGTGCTCCACCGGGGCGTCCTGCGCGTCCAGGGCGAGCCCCGGGCCCTCTGCGCGGAACTGGGCCTCCCGGGCGCGTCGGGGGCGGAGGCGGTCTTCATGCACGCGACCGGCGAGGCCCCCGTGGCGGAGGCGCCGTGA
- a CDS encoding ABC transporter permease, which produces MIRILRALVLRDLRHEASYRLPFVLTFVGNLHIFLVFLFISRLFGGLEPAGLAAFKGGFFPYVLTGIAIQQYLHLALSTYAGQIRESQLMGTFEAVLACPVPLPAYLAGSALYAFGLNTVHALLYLVLGVLLGGLSFPWSQVPLLLLVLAATAAAFSVIGILSASYCVLFKKGNPLTLVAVLASSLLGGVYFPAHVLPAWIRGVCAWVPMTHALDALRGVLLQGRGLAGIAGSLLILAAWAVLGLPLACWIFSRAVARGRSTGSLGQY; this is translated from the coding sequence GTGATCCGCATCCTGCGCGCCCTGGTCCTGCGCGACCTCCGCCACGAGGCGAGCTACCGCCTCCCCTTCGTCCTGACCTTCGTCGGGAACCTCCACATCTTCCTGGTCTTCCTCTTCATCTCCCGGCTCTTCGGGGGCCTGGAGCCCGCGGGACTGGCCGCGTTCAAGGGCGGCTTCTTCCCCTACGTCCTCACGGGCATCGCCATCCAGCAGTACCTGCACCTGGCCCTGAGCACCTACGCCGGCCAGATCCGCGAATCCCAGCTCATGGGGACCTTCGAGGCCGTCCTGGCATGCCCCGTCCCGCTCCCGGCCTACCTCGCGGGCTCGGCCCTCTACGCCTTCGGGCTCAACACCGTCCACGCCCTCCTCTACCTGGTCCTGGGCGTCCTCCTGGGCGGCCTGAGCTTCCCCTGGAGCCAGGTGCCCCTCCTCCTGCTGGTGCTGGCCGCGACGGCGGCGGCCTTCTCCGTCATCGGCATCCTTTCGGCCAGCTACTGCGTGCTCTTCAAGAAGGGGAACCCCCTCACCCTGGTGGCCGTCCTGGCCTCCTCGCTGCTGGGCGGGGTCTACTTCCCCGCCCATGTCCTGCCCGCCTGGATCCGGGGCGTCTGCGCCTGGGTGCCCATGACCCACGCCCTCGACGCCCTCCGGGGCGTCCTCCTCCAGGGGCGGGGCCTGGCCGGCATCGCCGGCTCCCTCCTGATCCTGGCCGCCTGGGCCGTCCTGGGCCTGCCCCTGGCCTGCTGGATCTTCAGCCGGGCGGTGGCCCGGGGCCGTTCGACGGGAAGCCTGGGCCAGTACTGA
- a CDS encoding ABC transporter ATP-binding protein, giving the protein MADSPLIRLQDIKKYYQMGDMEVRALDGVSVDIHRGEYVAIMGPSGSGKSTMMNVIGCLDTPTSGHYELNGKMASSMSDDELAKIRNEEIGFVFQTFNLLARTTAAQNVELPLIYAGMKATNRKELAMKALEAVGLGLRADHMPNQLSGGQRQRVAIARALVNNPSILLADEPTGALDTRTSVEIMALFEELYQKGNTIILVTHEEDIARHAHRIIKLLDGQVIHDEPNDPITSAQHLAHLRI; this is encoded by the coding sequence ATGGCAGATTCCCCCCTCATCCGTTTGCAGGACATCAAGAAGTATTACCAGATGGGGGACATGGAAGTCCGGGCCCTGGACGGGGTCTCCGTGGACATCCACCGGGGCGAGTACGTGGCGATCATGGGCCCCTCCGGCTCCGGCAAGTCCACGATGATGAACGTCATCGGCTGTCTCGACACCCCCACCTCGGGTCATTACGAACTTAATGGAAAGATGGCCTCGTCCATGTCGGACGACGAGCTGGCCAAGATCCGCAACGAGGAGATCGGCTTCGTCTTCCAGACCTTCAACCTCCTGGCCCGCACCACGGCGGCCCAGAACGTGGAGCTGCCCCTCATCTACGCCGGCATGAAGGCCACCAACCGCAAGGAGCTGGCCATGAAGGCCCTCGAGGCGGTGGGCCTGGGCCTCCGCGCCGACCACATGCCCAACCAGCTCTCCGGCGGCCAGCGCCAGCGCGTGGCCATCGCCCGGGCCCTGGTGAACAACCCCTCCATCCTCCTCGCCGACGAGCCCACCGGCGCCCTCGACACCCGCACGAGCGTGGAGATCATGGCCCTCTTCGAGGAGCTCTACCAGAAGGGGAACACCATCATCCTCGTCACCCACGAGGAGGACATCGCCCGGCACGCCCACCGCATCATCAAGCTCCTGGACGGCCAGGTCATCCACGACGAGCCCAACGACCCCATCACCAGCGCCCAGCACCTGGCGCACCTGCGCATCTGA
- a CDS encoding TonB-dependent receptor plug domain-containing protein, with the protein MRACPFILPLVASLALGAVGVDDVPATTVVVSATLAPGTLAEINREVLVLDAETIRAMPVRTLADALALAATVDLQSRVPGGLFGDLRMRGTSFAGVLVCVDGVRWNDPQTAHFNLEIPVPLELVERIEVMTGSQCTFFGADAVGGVVNIITRRPDGRASARVEGGSFGSHAASALVEGRQGPWRGRAWAGYGHSDGFAPDRDGSLVQAGLEAERELPQGRARALYAYQDSRFGAQGFYGAYPSWESTASHALLLSAVLDQGGFAEHATRVDAAWRRHDDNFVLYRDRPALYQNLHRDDTWQVKAVSVLHRGGGATFTAALEAGRDTLASARLGHHQVDRGAAGLEWLQDLGAGLTFQAGLRGDHSSAWGGVLTPTAGLAWNATRDLKLRAAWGKAFRAPSFTELYYASPAQVGNQDLRPERAESVEAGADWYGPGGTTLGLTLFHRRDRAQIDWVRATAAEPWRADNIGTVTVRGLSASAAARPWPWLRCTAGMTLLDESLPPASYASRYAPDWVRLQASLTADADLGSATRLALAWVHKRPGQGGPQPSLLALRLTRRLGPLEVQLRAENLLDRRVQEIPGVDVPGRAAYLALAWRRN; encoded by the coding sequence ATGCGCGCTTGCCCGTTCATCCTCCCTCTGGTCGCCTCCCTGGCTTTGGGGGCCGTCGGCGTTGACGACGTCCCGGCCACCACGGTCGTGGTCTCGGCCACCCTGGCCCCCGGCACCCTGGCGGAGATCAACCGGGAGGTCCTGGTCCTGGACGCGGAGACGATCCGGGCCATGCCGGTCCGGACCCTGGCGGACGCCCTGGCCCTGGCGGCCACGGTGGACCTGCAGTCCCGGGTGCCCGGAGGCCTGTTCGGGGATCTGCGCATGCGGGGCACCTCCTTCGCCGGCGTCCTCGTCTGCGTGGACGGCGTCCGCTGGAACGACCCCCAGACGGCCCACTTCAACCTGGAGATCCCGGTCCCCCTGGAGCTGGTGGAGCGCATCGAGGTCATGACGGGCAGCCAGTGCACGTTCTTCGGGGCCGACGCGGTGGGCGGGGTCGTGAACATCATCACCCGCAGGCCGGATGGACGCGCCTCGGCCCGGGTGGAGGGGGGCAGCTTCGGCAGCCACGCCGCCTCGGCCCTGGTGGAGGGCCGCCAGGGACCCTGGCGGGGCCGGGCCTGGGCCGGGTACGGCCATTCGGACGGGTTCGCCCCGGACCGGGACGGCAGCCTCGTCCAGGCCGGCCTCGAGGCGGAGCGGGAGCTCCCCCAGGGCCGGGCCCGGGCCCTCTACGCCTACCAGGACAGCCGCTTCGGGGCGCAGGGCTTCTACGGGGCCTACCCCTCCTGGGAATCCACGGCCAGCCACGCCCTCCTGCTCTCGGCCGTGCTGGACCAGGGGGGCTTCGCGGAGCACGCGACCCGGGTGGACGCGGCCTGGCGCCGCCACGACGACAACTTCGTCCTCTACCGGGACCGGCCCGCCCTCTACCAGAACCTGCACCGGGACGACACCTGGCAGGTGAAGGCGGTCTCGGTGCTGCACCGGGGCGGGGGGGCCACCTTCACCGCCGCCCTGGAGGCGGGCCGGGACACCCTGGCCAGCGCCCGCCTCGGCCACCACCAGGTGGACCGCGGGGCCGCGGGGCTGGAGTGGCTCCAGGACCTGGGCGCGGGCCTCACCTTCCAGGCGGGGCTCCGGGGGGACCACAGCTCCGCCTGGGGCGGGGTCCTCACGCCCACCGCGGGCCTCGCCTGGAACGCCACCCGGGACCTCAAGCTGCGGGCCGCCTGGGGCAAGGCCTTCCGGGCCCCCTCCTTCACGGAGCTGTACTACGCCTCCCCCGCCCAGGTGGGGAACCAGGACCTGCGCCCCGAGCGCGCCGAGTCGGTGGAGGCCGGCGCGGACTGGTACGGCCCCGGCGGCACGACCCTGGGCCTCACCCTCTTCCACCGGCGGGACCGGGCGCAGATCGACTGGGTCCGCGCCACCGCCGCGGAACCCTGGCGGGCCGACAACATCGGCACGGTCACGGTGCGGGGCCTCTCCGCCAGCGCCGCCGCGCGCCCCTGGCCCTGGCTGCGCTGCACGGCCGGGATGACCCTCCTGGACGAGAGCCTGCCGCCGGCCTCGTACGCCTCCCGCTACGCCCCCGACTGGGTCCGCCTCCAGGCCAGCCTCACAGCGGACGCCGATCTGGGATCCGCGACGCGCCTGGCCCTGGCCTGGGTCCACAAGCGCCCCGGCCAGGGTGGCCCGCAGCCCAGCCTCCTGGCCCTCCGCCTCACCCGCCGCCTCGGCCCCCTCGAGGTCCAGCTGCGGGCCGAGAACCTGCTGGACCGGCGCGTCCAGGAGATCCCCGGCGTGGACGTCCCCGGCCGCGCCGCCTACCTCGCCCTCGCGTGGCGCCGGAACTGA
- a CDS encoding CocE/NonD family hydrolase gives MRALALLLAAAALHGQGSAWLRSAYRKTEARVPMRDGTELHTVIYAPRAGKGPFPILLERTPYGCHPYGPDTWPEALGPSETLARSGFIFVRQDVRGRMMSGGAFVEARPLADGPGVDEATDAYDTVDWLIRHVPRNNGRVGLWGISYPAFYAACALAAPHPAVKAVSPQAPMVDLWEGDDDHHNGALFLAQAFWFHTGFGRPRPGPTTLFEGGPDLRPAHGDGYRFFLELGPLARADAAFLGGEVPSWRDLLDHPDKDAYWTSRDLRPRIHAPAPAVLTVGGWFDAEDLFGPLHLDPRLGAGARTLVMGPWSHGGWHRTPGRRFGKLDFGSDTARTFQARVEAPFFLHHLKGEADPGLPRAWVFETGRNAWRAFEAWPPPAARERRLYLREAGGLAFDPPGTPGADTFTSDPARPVPHTAATELDVDPAYMAADQRFAAWRPDVLTYATPPLEADLTVAGPVRVHLAVSTTGTDGDWVIKLIDGYPDDYAAPAPGGDPWEPEPNELGGCLQLVRGDVLRGRYRRGASTPEPFVPGRPETFEFSLNDVCHTFRRGHRLVVQVQGSWFPLVDRNPQTFVPIPTAPPEAFRPADMTVHRCPGLATWLSLPVLDLPPR, from the coding sequence GTGAGGGCCCTCGCCCTCCTCCTGGCGGCCGCGGCCCTGCACGGCCAGGGCTCGGCCTGGCTCCGGAGCGCCTACCGCAAGACGGAGGCCCGCGTGCCCATGCGGGACGGCACCGAGCTCCACACGGTCATCTACGCCCCCCGGGCGGGGAAGGGCCCCTTCCCCATCCTCCTGGAGCGCACGCCCTACGGCTGCCACCCCTACGGCCCCGACACCTGGCCCGAGGCCCTCGGCCCCTCCGAGACCCTCGCCCGCAGCGGCTTCATCTTCGTGCGCCAGGACGTGCGGGGCCGCATGATGAGCGGAGGCGCCTTCGTGGAGGCCCGGCCCCTCGCGGACGGCCCCGGCGTCGACGAGGCCACCGACGCCTACGACACCGTGGACTGGCTCATCCGCCACGTGCCCCGGAACAACGGCCGGGTGGGACTCTGGGGCATCTCGTACCCCGCCTTCTACGCCGCCTGCGCCCTGGCCGCGCCCCATCCCGCGGTGAAGGCGGTCTCCCCCCAGGCCCCCATGGTCGACCTCTGGGAGGGGGACGACGATCACCACAACGGGGCCCTCTTCCTGGCCCAGGCCTTCTGGTTCCACACCGGGTTCGGCCGGCCCCGCCCCGGGCCCACCACGCTGTTCGAGGGCGGGCCCGACCTGCGCCCCGCCCACGGCGACGGCTACCGGTTCTTCCTGGAGCTGGGGCCCCTGGCCCGCGCGGACGCGGCCTTCCTGGGCGGCGAGGTCCCCTCCTGGCGGGACCTCCTGGACCACCCCGACAAGGACGCCTACTGGACCTCCCGGGACCTCCGGCCCCGCATCCACGCCCCCGCCCCGGCCGTGCTGACGGTGGGGGGCTGGTTCGACGCGGAGGACCTCTTCGGGCCCCTGCACCTGGACCCCCGCCTCGGCGCCGGCGCGCGGACCCTCGTCATGGGCCCCTGGTCCCACGGGGGCTGGCACCGGACACCGGGGCGCCGCTTCGGGAAGCTGGATTTCGGGTCCGACACGGCCCGCACCTTCCAGGCCCGCGTCGAAGCCCCGTTCTTCCTCCACCACCTCAAGGGCGAGGCGGACCCCGGGCTCCCCCGGGCCTGGGTCTTCGAGACCGGGCGCAATGCCTGGCGCGCCTTCGAGGCCTGGCCGCCCCCCGCCGCCCGGGAGCGCCGCCTCTACCTGCGGGAGGCCGGCGGCCTCGCCTTCGACCCGCCCGGCACGCCGGGGGCCGACACCTTCACCAGCGACCCCGCCCGGCCCGTCCCCCACACCGCCGCGACGGAGCTGGACGTGGACCCGGCCTACATGGCCGCGGACCAGCGCTTCGCCGCGTGGCGGCCGGACGTGCTCACCTACGCCACCCCGCCCCTGGAGGCCGATCTCACCGTGGCCGGGCCCGTCCGGGTCCACCTGGCCGTCTCCACCACGGGCACGGACGGGGACTGGGTGATCAAGCTCATCGACGGCTACCCCGACGACTACGCCGCCCCGGCCCCGGGCGGGGACCCCTGGGAGCCCGAGCCCAACGAGCTCGGGGGTTGCCTCCAGCTCGTGCGCGGCGACGTCCTCCGCGGCCGCTACCGCCGCGGCGCCTCGACTCCCGAGCCCTTCGTCCCGGGCCGGCCCGAGACCTTCGAATTCAGCCTCAACGACGTCTGCCACACCTTCCGGCGCGGCCACCGCCTCGTCGTGCAGGTGCAGGGCTCCTGGTTCCCCCTCGTGGACCGCAACCCCCAGACCTTCGTCCCCATTCCCACGGCCCCGCCGGAAGCCTTCCGCCCCGCGGACATGACCGTGCACCGCTGCCCCGGCCTCGCCACCTGGCTCAGCCTGCCCGTCCTGGACCTCCCGCCCCGCTAG
- a CDS encoding CocE/NonD family hydrolase has translation MTRLRRAWAPILALAAVVAGAQGAAWNREHYRKREVLVPMRDGRRLFTAIYTPVEARGPLPILLERTPYGVGPYGPEGYPDVLGPSELFDQEGFIFVHQDVRGRMMSEGTFVDLTPCLDGAPGIDEATDTWDTVAWLLDHVEGHNGRVGQWGISYPAFYAAAALAQAHPAMVAVSPQAPIADWFEGDDFHRNGALWLPHLFNFIVNFGRPRPGPTTRWPEPFQHGTGDGYGFFLAMGPLPQADAKYLKGEIPFWEEVMAHGTRDAYWKARDLRPHLRNVRPAVLVVGGWFDAENLFGSLQVDRALERQSPATDHRLVMGPWIHGGWARTPGDRLGDIPFGSATSRHFQARIELPFFLHHLKGAPDPALPRATVFQTGTNRWLAFDRWPPAEVRPTALWFQPGGRLGFAAPAEAGTVAWRSDPAHPVPYYNGITLGMAADYMTADQRFAARRPDVAVWCTAPLERDLALAGPLRAELFVSTTGTDADWVVKVIDVWPDDAGRPAGRNLGGYQQLLRGEVMRGKFRNSLERPEPFRPGKPTEVAFALNDVCHTFRKGHRIMVQVQGSWFPLMDRNPQVFTDIYKAVPGDFRPAELRVHVGPGFPSRLVLPVLP, from the coding sequence ATGACACGGCTCCGGCGCGCATGGGCGCCCATCCTGGCCCTGGCCGCCGTCGTCGCCGGCGCCCAGGGCGCGGCCTGGAACCGGGAGCACTACCGCAAGCGCGAGGTCCTCGTGCCCATGCGCGACGGCCGGCGCCTCTTCACCGCCATCTACACCCCGGTCGAGGCCCGGGGGCCCCTGCCCATCCTCCTGGAGCGCACCCCCTACGGGGTGGGGCCGTACGGCCCGGAGGGCTACCCCGATGTCCTCGGCCCGTCCGAGCTCTTCGACCAGGAGGGCTTCATCTTCGTGCACCAGGACGTGCGCGGCCGGATGATGAGCGAAGGGACCTTCGTGGACCTGACGCCCTGCCTGGACGGGGCCCCGGGCATCGACGAGGCCACCGACACCTGGGACACGGTGGCCTGGCTCCTGGACCACGTGGAGGGCCACAACGGCCGCGTCGGCCAGTGGGGCATCAGCTACCCCGCCTTCTACGCGGCGGCGGCCCTCGCCCAGGCCCACCCGGCCATGGTCGCCGTCAGCCCCCAGGCGCCCATCGCCGACTGGTTCGAGGGGGACGACTTCCACCGCAACGGCGCCCTCTGGCTCCCGCACCTGTTCAATTTCATCGTCAACTTCGGCCGGCCCCGGCCCGGTCCCACGACCCGCTGGCCCGAGCCCTTCCAGCACGGGACCGGGGACGGCTACGGCTTCTTCCTGGCCATGGGCCCCCTCCCCCAGGCCGACGCCAAGTACCTGAAGGGGGAAATCCCCTTCTGGGAGGAGGTCATGGCCCACGGGACCCGGGACGCCTACTGGAAGGCCCGGGACCTGCGCCCCCACCTGCGGAACGTGCGCCCCGCGGTCCTCGTGGTGGGCGGCTGGTTCGACGCGGAGAACCTCTTCGGCAGCCTCCAGGTGGACCGGGCCCTGGAGCGCCAGAGCCCCGCCACGGACCATCGCCTGGTGATGGGCCCCTGGATCCACGGGGGCTGGGCCCGCACCCCCGGGGACCGCCTGGGCGACATCCCCTTCGGCTCGGCCACCTCCCGGCACTTCCAGGCCCGCATCGAGCTCCCCTTCTTCCTCCACCACCTCAAGGGCGCTCCGGACCCGGCCCTGCCCCGGGCCACCGTCTTCCAGACCGGGACCAACCGCTGGCTCGCCTTCGACCGGTGGCCGCCCGCGGAGGTCCGCCCCACGGCACTGTGGTTCCAGCCCGGGGGCCGGCTCGGCTTCGCCGCCCCCGCGGAGGCCGGGACCGTGGCCTGGCGGAGCGATCCGGCCCATCCCGTCCCCTACTACAACGGCATCACCCTCGGCATGGCCGCGGACTACATGACCGCCGACCAGCGGTTCGCCGCCCGCCGCCCCGACGTGGCCGTGTGGTGCACGGCGCCCCTGGAGCGGGACCTGGCCCTGGCGGGCCCCCTCCGGGCGGAGCTCTTCGTGAGTACGACGGGCACCGACGCCGACTGGGTGGTGAAGGTGATCGACGTGTGGCCCGACGATGCGGGGCGCCCCGCGGGCCGCAACCTGGGCGGCTACCAGCAGCTCCTGCGCGGCGAGGTCATGCGGGGCAAGTTCAGGAACAGCCTGGAGCGCCCCGAGCCCTTCCGGCCCGGCAAGCCCACCGAGGTGGCCTTCGCCCTCAACGACGTGTGCCACACCTTCCGGAAGGGCCACCGCATCATGGTCCAGGTGCAGGGCTCCTGGTTCCCCCTCATGGACCGCAATCCCCAGGTCTTCACCGACATCTACAAGGCCGTCCCCGGCGACTTCAGGCCCGCGGAGCTGCGGGTGCACGTGGGCCCAGGCTTCCCGTCGCGGCTGGTGCTGCCGGTGCTTCCGTGA
- the murC gene encoding UDP-N-acetylmuramate--L-alanine ligase, which produces MFGKIQHIHFVGIGGIGMSGIAEVLVNLGYRVSGSDLRESAVTQRLEGMGVQVTLGHDAKCIEHAQVVVISSAVKGDNPEVAAARAAKIPVIPRGEMLAELMRMKYGIAVAGSHGKTTTTSMIAQVLSQGGIDPTIVIGGKLGAIGSNAKLGRGPFLVAEADESDGSFLLLSPTIGVITNVDREHLDHYRDLGEIMDAFAAFGNKIPFYGSVYVCMDDPNVAALRPRLKRQVRTYGTNPQVDLRATDIRMDGWRAHFRVRALGEDLGEFSIGVPGHHMVLNALATIGVALELGVEREVVRASLASFTGADRRFQKKGERDGILVIDDYGHHPTEIAATLAAARKGFPDRRILVAFQPHRYTRTQALLEEFGRAFFDADAVLVTDIYAASEPPIPGLTGRSVVDAILAHGQREARYVPRVEDLPEVLASLAKAGDLIVTMGAGTITTVGPAFLSK; this is translated from the coding sequence GTGTTTGGAAAGATCCAGCATATCCATTTCGTGGGCATCGGGGGCATCGGGATGTCCGGCATCGCCGAGGTCCTCGTGAACCTGGGCTACCGGGTGAGCGGGTCCGATCTCCGCGAGAGCGCCGTCACCCAGCGCCTGGAGGGCATGGGGGTCCAGGTGACCCTCGGGCATGATGCGAAATGCATCGAGCATGCCCAGGTTGTGGTGATTTCCAGCGCCGTGAAGGGGGACAACCCCGAGGTCGCCGCCGCCCGGGCGGCCAAGATCCCCGTCATCCCCCGGGGCGAGATGCTGGCCGAGCTGATGCGCATGAAGTACGGCATCGCGGTGGCCGGCTCCCACGGGAAGACCACCACCACGAGCATGATCGCCCAGGTCCTCAGCCAGGGCGGCATCGACCCCACCATCGTGATCGGCGGCAAGCTGGGGGCCATCGGCAGCAACGCCAAGCTGGGCCGCGGGCCCTTCCTCGTGGCCGAGGCCGACGAGAGCGACGGCAGCTTCCTTCTCCTGAGCCCGACCATCGGGGTCATCACCAACGTGGACCGGGAGCACCTGGACCACTACCGGGACCTGGGCGAGATCATGGACGCCTTCGCGGCCTTCGGGAACAAGATCCCCTTCTACGGCTCCGTCTACGTGTGCATGGACGACCCCAACGTGGCCGCCCTCCGGCCCCGCCTGAAGCGCCAGGTGCGCACCTACGGCACCAACCCCCAGGTGGACCTGCGGGCCACGGACATCCGCATGGACGGCTGGCGCGCCCACTTCCGCGTGCGGGCCCTGGGCGAGGACCTGGGCGAGTTCTCCATCGGCGTGCCCGGCCACCACATGGTGCTGAACGCCCTGGCCACCATCGGCGTGGCCCTGGAGCTGGGCGTCGAGCGCGAGGTGGTGCGGGCCAGCCTGGCCAGCTTCACCGGCGCGGACCGCCGTTTCCAGAAGAAGGGCGAGCGCGACGGCATCCTCGTCATCGACGACTACGGCCACCACCCCACCGAGATCGCCGCCACCCTGGCCGCGGCCCGGAAGGGCTTCCCCGACCGGCGCATCCTGGTGGCCTTCCAGCCCCACCGCTACACCCGGACCCAGGCCCTCCTGGAGGAGTTCGGCCGGGCCTTCTTCGACGCGGACGCGGTGCTGGTCACGGACATCTACGCCGCCAGCGAGCCCCCGATCCCCGGCCTCACTGGCCGTTCGGTCGTTGACGCCATCCTGGCCCACGGCCAGCGCGAGGCCCGCTACGTGCCGCGGGTGGAGGACCTGCCCGAGGTCCTCGCCAGCCTGGCCAAGGCGGGCGACCTGATCGTGACCATGGGCGCCGGCACGATCACCACCGTGGGCCCCGCCTTCCTGTCCAAGTGA